In the Pseudomonadota bacterium genome, one interval contains:
- a CDS encoding tetratricopeptide repeat protein, translating into MAAAQRVTTLLVLICTGVVAASPFARPDQTGQALMRQGQPEAAAQVFESAPHRAMALHNAGDTAGALAIWQSLGDAASEYNLGTTLTRLGDYTRAIQAFDRAMELPHPPADTAHNKAIAEQLLALQQQAPSEPQSGEGGEASESETPSAATAQDPNGDGEAEDSGDSPPQPSPDEGTPPDADGAEPVPAPEDARTERESQQATDQLLRRVPDDPAGLLRARIVREHQRRHGGATDAPRPW; encoded by the coding sequence GTGGCCGCCGCTCAGCGTGTGACGACGCTGCTGGTGCTGATCTGCACCGGTGTGGTGGCAGCGAGCCCGTTTGCGCGGCCCGATCAAACCGGACAGGCACTGATGCGGCAGGGCCAGCCCGAGGCCGCTGCGCAGGTGTTCGAGTCGGCACCGCACCGGGCCATGGCGCTGCACAACGCCGGTGACACAGCGGGTGCATTGGCGATCTGGCAGTCGCTGGGCGATGCGGCCAGTGAATACAACCTTGGCACGACGTTGACCCGGCTCGGTGACTACACGCGTGCGATACAGGCGTTTGACCGGGCGATGGAACTTCCGCACCCACCGGCAGACACAGCACACAACAAAGCGATTGCGGAGCAATTGTTGGCCTTGCAACAACAGGCACCGTCGGAGCCGCAATCGGGCGAGGGCGGCGAGGCGAGTGAATCTGAAACGCCCTCGGCGGCGACGGCACAGGACCCGAACGGAGACGGCGAGGCCGAGGACAGCGGCGACAGCCCGCCGCAGCCCTCGCCCGACGAGGGCACCCCGCCCGACGCGGACGGTGCCGAACCTGTGCCGGCGCCGGAGGATGCCCGCACCGAGCGCGAATCGCAGCAAGCGACCGACCAGCTCTTGCGGCGGGTGCCGGATGATCCGGCCGGGCTGCTGCGGGCCCGCATCGTGCGTGAACACCAGCGTCGCCATGGCGGCGCGACCGACGCGCCAAGACCGTGGTGA
- a CDS encoding VWA domain-containing protein, producing MSAPQFLRPDWLVLAPVALLWIALFWLHRRADGGWGGFVDAHLLQPMLAKRSGGSLSAVLMLLLLGLICVVALSGPSWTKTEVPVDREGRVRVFVLDMSRSMAATDLRPSRMAQARLKLLDLLEQSRDRPVALIGFGAYPYTLTPVTDDTSTLTHMVPLITPHMVPAQGADVDGALARAEEVIAQAYARAGDVVLISDSAASDAAVARAASMARNGVSVSVVSVGTESTVTVPIGQSVLRDAAGAPVSVDPAHDSLAALARAGGGRVVRLDHGAVAVESVLSAAGASAAGNREANTATLWRDDGAWLLWLALLPVCALARRGVVV from the coding sequence ATGAGCGCGCCCCAGTTCCTGCGGCCCGACTGGCTGGTGTTGGCCCCGGTGGCTCTGCTCTGGATCGCGCTGTTCTGGCTGCATCGACGAGCGGACGGCGGTTGGGGTGGGTTTGTCGACGCGCACTTGCTGCAACCGATGTTGGCCAAGCGCAGTGGCGGCAGTCTGAGTGCGGTGTTGATGCTGCTGCTGTTGGGGCTGATCTGCGTGGTGGCGCTGTCTGGACCGAGTTGGACGAAGACCGAGGTGCCGGTCGATCGCGAAGGCCGGGTGCGGGTGTTCGTGCTCGACATGTCACGCTCGATGGCGGCGACAGACCTGCGACCGTCGAGGATGGCGCAGGCCCGGTTGAAACTGCTCGATCTGCTCGAGCAATCGCGTGACCGCCCTGTGGCCTTGATCGGATTCGGGGCCTACCCGTACACACTGACGCCGGTGACCGACGACACCAGCACGCTGACCCACATGGTGCCTCTGATCACCCCGCACATGGTGCCGGCGCAGGGGGCCGATGTGGACGGGGCCCTGGCGCGTGCCGAGGAGGTCATTGCCCAGGCCTATGCGCGTGCCGGCGATGTGGTGCTGATCAGCGACAGTGCGGCATCCGACGCCGCCGTTGCGCGCGCTGCGAGCATGGCCCGCAACGGGGTGTCGGTGAGCGTGGTCTCGGTGGGGACGGAGTCTACGGTGACTGTGCCGATCGGGCAGAGTGTGCTTCGGGACGCCGCCGGGGCGCCGGTGTCCGTAGACCCGGCGCACGACAGCCTCGCGGCGCTGGCCCGCGCTGGTGGCGGGCGCGTGGTCCGACTTGACCACGGAGCGGTGGCGGTGGAGAGCGTGCTGTCCGCAGCCGGGGCGAGTGCGGCTGGAAACCGCGAGGCTAACACAGCGACGCTCTGGCGCGACGACGGTGCATGGCTGCTCTGGCTGGCATTGCTGCCAGTCTGCGCGCTGGCCCGTCGGGGGGTGGTGGTGTGA
- a CDS encoding VWA domain-containing protein yields MAELHFGLPLAALVLPLPWLVRRLTRPAAGSVVALRVPRTGVFVTSGVSLRGRSSALLIVLAWLCLVGALCQPHRLGDTLALPQTGRDLIMAMDISGSMEERDFVWQGRRMSRIAAVREVASDFTRRRVGDRVGLVVFAERAYVQVPLTFDLDSVSWFLRDAIVGLAGRSTSIGDAIGLSIKRLKDRPVDARVIVLLTDGSNTSGELSVADAITLATRFGVRVHTIGVGGAQQPLFGSRVNSTPIDENALVEIAERTGGQYFRAANTDDLTAVYERIDRLEPSNADAPLVKPRQPLFHLALGAALGLFSLGLALRWWSAV; encoded by the coding sequence GTGGCTGAGTTGCACTTCGGATTGCCGCTGGCGGCGCTGGTGTTGCCACTGCCGTGGTTGGTGCGGCGCCTGACGCGCCCCGCGGCGGGCTCGGTGGTTGCCTTGCGCGTGCCGCGCACAGGCGTTTTTGTCACCTCGGGTGTCTCCTTGCGGGGTCGCAGCAGCGCGTTGCTGATCGTGCTCGCCTGGCTGTGCCTGGTCGGCGCATTGTGCCAACCCCACCGACTTGGAGACACGCTTGCGCTTCCTCAGACAGGCCGTGACCTGATCATGGCCATGGACATATCGGGCAGCATGGAGGAGCGCGATTTCGTCTGGCAGGGTCGTCGCATGAGCCGCATAGCCGCGGTGCGTGAGGTTGCCAGCGATTTCACCCGTCGCCGCGTCGGTGACCGTGTTGGCCTCGTCGTGTTTGCCGAACGCGCCTATGTGCAGGTGCCGCTCACGTTCGACCTCGACAGCGTGAGCTGGTTCCTGCGCGATGCGATTGTCGGCCTGGCGGGGCGCTCGACCTCGATCGGCGACGCGATCGGATTGTCGATCAAGCGGCTCAAGGACCGGCCGGTGGACGCGCGCGTCATCGTGCTGTTGACCGACGGCAGCAACACCTCCGGCGAATTGTCGGTGGCCGACGCAATCACGCTGGCCACGCGGTTCGGCGTGCGGGTGCACACGATCGGCGTCGGTGGCGCACAACAACCGCTGTTCGGCAGTCGCGTCAACAGCACGCCCATCGATGAAAACGCACTGGTCGAAATCGCCGAACGCACCGGGGGGCAGTACTTTCGGGCGGCGAACACCGATGACCTGACGGCTGTGTACGAGCGCATTGACCGACTCGAGCCTAGCAACGCCGATGCGCCGTTGGTGAAACCGCGGCAACCGCTGTTCCATCTCGCGCTTGGCGCTGCGCTGGGCCTGTTCTCGCTCGGCCTGGCCTTGCGTTGGTGGAGCGCGGTATGA
- a CDS encoding DUF4381 domain-containing protein, whose translation MNGSPDTAALLAQLADLASPPAISWWPPAWGWWALCGLLLIAVVWAVRRYRDAVAQRRWRRQAHAELDRIERELDSGVSHVSLVSRVSVLLRRIAILQLGRSTVARVHGRAWLDMLDRLSGSNAFTHGAGRRLVEQPFRADEPAEADVRELIALARALLRRVRRAPNTARVGSATAGALRRG comes from the coding sequence GTGAACGGCAGCCCGGACACCGCAGCCCTGCTGGCGCAGCTGGCCGACCTCGCCTCGCCGCCCGCGATCAGTTGGTGGCCACCCGCCTGGGGCTGGTGGGCCCTGTGCGGCTTGCTGTTGATCGCGGTGGTCTGGGCCGTCCGCCGTTACCGTGACGCCGTGGCGCAGCGCCGGTGGCGCCGACAGGCACACGCCGAACTGGACCGGATTGAACGCGAACTCGACAGCGGGGTCTCGCACGTGTCGCTCGTGTCCCGGGTCTCGGTGCTGCTGCGCCGCATCGCCATATTGCAGCTCGGGCGAAGCACGGTTGCGCGCGTGCACGGCAGAGCCTGGCTGGATATGCTCGACCGACTCAGCGGCAGCAACGCGTTTACGCACGGAGCCGGTCGCCGCCTCGTCGAACAACCGTTTCGTGCAGACGAACCGGCGGAGGCCGACGTGCGCGAGCTGATCGCGCTCGCGCGTGCGTTGTTGCGCCGTGTTCGCCGTGCGCCGAACACCGCACGGGTGGGCAGCGCCACCGCTGGCGCACTTCGCCGTGGCTGA
- a CDS encoding DUF58 domain-containing protein, whose amino-acid sequence MTHRVGVDVSLAELIAMRGLRHTPRAGENRPRTDGQSVNTAVSRGLDVAEVRRYQPGDEVRAIDWKVTARRGQTHVKVFEDERARAVYLMVDLRRALRFGTRTCFKSVLAARLAAGLGWRAWQAGDRVGAWILTDNHVQRLADVAQESGVRRLCHALVARHAAAPEAETQTLADSLRGIGRGVASKADWHVISDFADGEPVLPPRVSVTCWHLVDPLDSALPTRSAWVRDSRGQRRLAVTRRARQQHADRHAAQVAALESACARPSHRYAQVSTVDGDPQALRRLLATGRGT is encoded by the coding sequence GTGACACACCGTGTAGGCGTGGACGTGTCACTCGCGGAGCTGATCGCCATGCGGGGTCTGCGCCACACACCGCGTGCTGGGGAAAACCGCCCGCGAACCGACGGTCAGTCGGTCAACACGGCGGTGTCGCGCGGGCTGGACGTCGCCGAGGTGCGGCGCTACCAGCCCGGTGACGAGGTCCGGGCAATCGATTGGAAGGTCACCGCGCGTCGAGGGCAAACCCACGTCAAAGTGTTCGAGGACGAGCGCGCGCGCGCGGTGTACTTGATGGTCGACCTGCGCCGTGCCTTGCGTTTCGGCACCCGGACCTGTTTCAAATCGGTTCTGGCCGCGCGCCTCGCGGCTGGCCTCGGCTGGCGGGCATGGCAGGCGGGCGACCGCGTCGGCGCCTGGATCCTCACCGACAATCACGTCCAACGTCTGGCGGACGTGGCGCAGGAATCCGGTGTTCGGCGGCTCTGCCACGCGCTTGTGGCCAGGCATGCGGCCGCGCCCGAGGCGGAAACCCAAACACTGGCTGACAGCCTGCGCGGCATCGGGCGGGGTGTGGCGTCCAAAGCGGATTGGCACGTGATCAGCGATTTTGCCGACGGTGAACCCGTGCTGCCGCCACGCGTATCGGTGACCTGCTGGCACCTGGTGGATCCGCTCGACAGCGCCCTGCCGACGCGCAGCGCCTGGGTACGCGACAGCCGAGGCCAGCGCCGTCTGGCCGTCACTCGGCGCGCCCGTCAACAGCATGCCGACCGCCATGCTGCGCAGGTCGCTGCGCTCGAGTCTGCGTGCGCTCGCCCGTCGCACCGCTACGCACAGGTGTCGACGGTTGACGGTGACCCGCAGGCGCTGCGGCGTCTGCTCGCCACGGGCCGCGGCACGTGA
- a CDS encoding MoxR family ATPase, with protein sequence MTHHQVLFAELGTFLATRVVGQAALVQRLLIALLAHGHLLVEGVPGLAKTRAIRVLGDAIEGDFQRIQFTPDLLPADLTGTEIYRNQTGEFEFKAGPLFHNLILADEINRAPAKVQSALLEAMSEGDISVGDQTYGLPSPFLVMATRNPLEQAGTYALPEAQLDRFLLHVTVDYPSVADELRILDLVRAEDRGEVTSPGRSATPPLVGLADVEAARAEVLALNVNDNMKRYMVSLVAATRQGELAEQLAYGCSPRATLSLDIASRAHAWLAGRDYLSPADVQAVVHDVFRHRLALDFDAEDQGLTVDAVVDAVLDAVSVP encoded by the coding sequence GTGACACACCATCAAGTCCTTTTCGCCGAGCTGGGCACCTTCCTCGCCACCCGCGTGGTCGGGCAGGCGGCGCTGGTGCAGCGTCTGCTGATCGCGTTGCTGGCGCACGGGCACCTGTTGGTTGAAGGCGTGCCAGGCCTGGCCAAGACGCGGGCCATCCGGGTGCTGGGCGACGCCATCGAAGGGGACTTTCAGCGGATCCAGTTCACCCCGGATCTCTTGCCCGCCGACCTGACCGGCACCGAAATCTACCGCAACCAGACCGGTGAGTTCGAGTTCAAGGCCGGGCCCCTGTTCCACAACCTGATCCTCGCTGACGAGATCAACCGCGCGCCGGCCAAGGTGCAGTCGGCCCTGCTCGAAGCCATGTCGGAAGGGGACATTTCGGTCGGTGACCAGACCTACGGCCTGCCGTCCCCGTTTCTGGTCATGGCAACGCGCAACCCACTCGAGCAGGCCGGCACCTACGCTTTGCCCGAAGCCCAGCTCGATCGTTTCCTGCTGCACGTGACAGTCGACTACCCCTCGGTTGCCGACGAGTTGCGCATTCTCGATCTGGTGCGCGCCGAAGACCGGGGCGAGGTGACCTCGCCCGGGCGAAGCGCAACGCCGCCACTGGTCGGACTCGCGGACGTTGAGGCCGCGCGTGCGGAGGTACTGGCGCTGAACGTCAACGACAACATGAAACGTTACATGGTGTCGCTGGTCGCGGCGACACGCCAGGGCGAGCTCGCCGAGCAGCTCGCCTACGGCTGCAGCCCGCGGGCTACGCTCTCCCTTGATATTGCAAGCCGCGCCCACGCGTGGCTCGCCGGGCGTGATTACCTTTCGCCCGCTGACGTTCAGGCTGTGGTGCACGACGTCTTCCGGCACCGCCTCGCGCTCGACTTCGACGCCGAGGACCAGGGGCTCACCGTCGACGCGGTGGTCGACGCCGTGCTGGACGCGGTGTCCGTGCCGTGA
- a CDS encoding flavodoxin domain-containing protein: MSQIAIFAGTVYGSAQFVAEEMAQSLTDGGHDATFIEQAELDAIGTHHDTLVVCTSTTGSGDIPDNLQPFVTELKNGPDLSALRFAVVALGDSSYLDSFCGAGHTVHAALEDCGAEALSSPLEIDACEVDTPEDVALPWVEDLLKP, translated from the coding sequence ATGTCCCAGATCGCCATCTTTGCCGGCACTGTCTACGGCAGCGCCCAGTTCGTCGCCGAGGAAATGGCCCAGTCCCTGACCGACGGGGGCCACGACGCCACCTTCATCGAACAGGCCGAACTCGACGCCATCGGCACGCACCACGACACCCTGGTGGTCTGCACTTCGACCACCGGCAGCGGTGACATCCCGGACAACCTGCAGCCGTTCGTCACCGAGCTCAAGAACGGCCCCGACTTGTCGGCGTTGCGTTTCGCTGTGGTGGCGCTCGGCGACTCCTCGTACCTCGACAGTTTCTGTGGGGCGGGCCACACCGTGCACGCCGCGCTCGAGGACTGCGGCGCCGAAGCGCTGTCGAGCCCACTCGAGATCGACGCCTGCGAGGTGGACACCCCCGAAGACGTCGCCCTGCCCTGGGTCGAGGACCTGCTCAAGCCGTGA
- a CDS encoding valine--pyruvate transaminase: MTYRLSAFGERFDDSLGTLSLMNDLGDATESHDTLMLGGGNPARIPAVEAHFGAALNRLAATPSAFADRMAAYADPAGDRDFRRAVVTLLNREYSFGLGLDNVCLTNGSQNGFFAVMNLLGGRRQDGSLQRILLPITPEYLGYADLWVGDPAFAAHRPTVELLDGRLFKYHVDFDAIDVGDDIGALCLSRPTNPTGNVVTDDELRQLDRMAQSAQVPLIVDCAYGDPFPGITRGGVTPVWNDNTVLCLSLSKVGLPGVRTGIVVAHPDLVERVAAMNAVMNLAPGNFGPALMSASVQSGAILSLAREHIQPHYRTHSERAMSALLEATRGTPVRLHKPEGAIFLWLWAPELPTTAHALYHELKALGIVVVAGHHFFPGLDDSWPHQHECLRISFASGADAVERAAPRIGDVLRQRYA, from the coding sequence GTGACCTACAGATTGAGTGCGTTTGGCGAACGGTTCGACGACTCGCTCGGCACGTTGAGCCTGATGAACGACCTCGGTGATGCCACCGAGAGCCACGACACGCTGATGCTCGGTGGCGGCAACCCGGCGCGGATTCCCGCCGTGGAAGCGCATTTCGGGGCCGCGCTGAACCGCTTGGCGGCCACGCCGTCTGCGTTCGCCGACCGCATGGCCGCCTACGCGGATCCGGCCGGCGACCGTGACTTTCGTCGCGCGGTGGTCACGCTGCTCAATCGGGAATACAGCTTTGGCCTGGGGCTCGACAACGTGTGCCTGACCAACGGCAGCCAGAACGGGTTCTTTGCGGTGATGAACCTGCTCGGCGGCCGACGTCAGGACGGCAGCCTGCAACGGATCCTCCTGCCGATCACGCCGGAGTACCTCGGCTACGCCGACCTCTGGGTCGGCGATCCGGCCTTTGCCGCGCACCGCCCCACTGTCGAGTTGCTCGACGGCCGGCTGTTCAAGTACCACGTGGACTTCGACGCCATCGACGTGGGCGACGACATCGGTGCGCTGTGTCTGTCTCGCCCCACCAACCCGACCGGCAACGTCGTCACCGACGACGAACTGCGTCAGCTCGACCGCATGGCGCAGTCCGCACAGGTGCCGCTGATCGTGGACTGCGCCTACGGCGACCCGTTCCCCGGTATCACGCGCGGCGGCGTGACACCGGTCTGGAACGACAACACCGTCCTGTGTCTGAGCCTGTCAAAGGTCGGCCTGCCCGGGGTCCGCACCGGCATCGTGGTCGCCCACCCCGATCTGGTTGAGCGGGTCGCTGCGATGAACGCCGTGATGAACCTCGCACCCGGCAATTTCGGCCCGGCCCTGATGTCCGCCAGCGTGCAGTCGGGCGCGATCCTGTCGCTCGCCCGAGAGCACATCCAACCGCACTACCGCACGCACTCGGAGCGGGCGATGTCCGCCCTGCTGGAAGCGACACGCGGCACGCCCGTTCGTCTGCACAAGCCCGAGGGCGCCATCTTCCTCTGGCTCTGGGCTCCCGAGCTGCCGACCACGGCCCACGCGCTCTACCACGAGCTCAAGGCCCTCGGCATCGTGGTGGTCGCGGGCCACCATTTCTTCCCCGGCCTGGACGACTCCTGGCCGCACCAGCACGAATGCCTGCGCATCAGTTTCGCCTCCGGGGCCGACGCCGTCGAGCGTGCCGCCCCCCGGATCGGTGACGTCCTCCGGCAGCGCTACGCATGA
- a CDS encoding GNAT family N-acetyltransferase produces MSLSVRPATPDDVATLAQFNVDMALETEQLALDPATVHRGVARLIDAPQRGFYRVAEHGGCVVGSLMVTSEWSDWRDGDMWWIQSVFVAPEARRMGVFRALYTHVLDAAKRDADVRCVRLYVEKENRSAQATYARLGMLETAYRVYEIGA; encoded by the coding sequence ATGAGCCTGTCCGTTCGACCCGCCACACCCGACGACGTGGCGACGCTGGCGCAGTTCAACGTCGACATGGCACTCGAAACCGAGCAGCTCGCGCTCGACCCCGCCACGGTTCACCGAGGCGTCGCGCGGCTGATCGATGCACCACAACGCGGCTTCTACCGGGTTGCCGAGCACGGCGGATGCGTGGTCGGCAGCCTGATGGTGACGTCCGAGTGGAGCGACTGGCGCGACGGCGACATGTGGTGGATTCAAAGCGTGTTCGTGGCGCCCGAGGCACGACGGATGGGTGTGTTTCGCGCGCTCTATACGCACGTGCTCGACGCGGCGAAGCGGGACGCGGACGTGCGCTGCGTTCGGCTCTACGTCGAAAAAGAAAACCGCAGCGCGCAGGCCACCTACGCCCGACTCGGCATGCTCGAGACCGCGTACCGGGTATACGAAATCGGCGCGTGA
- the xthA gene encoding exodeoxyribonuclease III, whose protein sequence is MRIVSFNVNSVRQRLPHLAEVVAQHDPDVIGLQETKVADESFPHDELASLGYHVVFHGQKTHYGVALLSKASPRRVYKGFVDDDADAQRRWIGVEIAAPDGVPLTVYNGYFPQGDNRAHPTKFPAKAAFYARVLQYLTDTHSPNDAVVVMGDFNVAPGDSDIGLGEDNAKRWLRTGKASFLPEERSWFDALLAWGLVDTYRVVHPNADAVYSWFDYRSRGFEREPKRGLRIDLILATAALAARTSDAGSDYAVRAMAKPSDHCPVWSHWHDR, encoded by the coding sequence ATGCGAATCGTCTCTTTCAACGTGAACAGCGTGCGCCAACGGCTCCCGCACCTGGCCGAGGTGGTGGCGCAGCACGACCCGGACGTGATCGGTCTGCAGGAGACCAAGGTCGCCGACGAGTCGTTCCCGCACGACGAGCTCGCCTCGCTCGGGTACCACGTCGTGTTTCACGGACAGAAAACGCACTACGGCGTGGCGCTGCTGAGCAAGGCCTCGCCACGGCGGGTCTACAAGGGCTTTGTCGACGACGACGCGGACGCACAACGCCGGTGGATCGGCGTCGAGATCGCGGCCCCTGACGGCGTCCCGTTGACGGTGTACAACGGGTATTTCCCGCAGGGTGACAACCGCGCCCACCCGACCAAGTTTCCCGCCAAGGCAGCGTTCTACGCGCGTGTGCTGCAATACCTGACCGACACCCACTCGCCCAACGACGCCGTGGTTGTCATGGGCGACTTCAACGTCGCACCGGGCGACAGCGACATTGGCCTTGGCGAGGACAACGCCAAGCGCTGGTTGCGCACCGGCAAGGCCAGTTTTCTGCCCGAGGAGCGCAGCTGGTTCGACGCCCTGCTGGCGTGGGGACTGGTCGACACCTACCGCGTCGTGCACCCGAACGCTGACGCCGTGTACAGCTGGTTCGACTACCGCTCCCGGGGGTTTGAGCGCGAGCCCAAACGCGGTCTGCGCATCGACCTGATTCTGGCGACGGCAGCACTGGCCGCGCGCACCAGCGACGCCGGCTCGGACTACGCTGTGCGCGCCATGGCAAAACCCTCAGACCACTGCCCTGTCTGGAGTCACTGGCATGACCGATGA
- a CDS encoding gamma-glutamylcyclotransferase family protein: protein MTDELTLPENWFFFGSLLDADVRAVVIGRPVPDRDCAAVVLDGYRRVRVVDESYPALVASPGDSVDGILVSGLSAEEALRILWFEGEEYQPEAVQVRFERGGFDEAYTFLAAPDLGLTAEPWDYAAWANDALPDYVSMTAEWMDGYGENDFAAQDAIWRAAQDAPRTP, encoded by the coding sequence ATGACCGATGAACTCACCCTGCCGGAGAACTGGTTTTTCTTCGGCAGTCTGCTGGACGCCGATGTGCGGGCGGTGGTGATCGGCCGTCCGGTGCCCGACCGGGACTGTGCCGCCGTGGTGCTCGACGGTTACCGCCGCGTGCGCGTGGTCGACGAGAGCTACCCGGCGCTGGTTGCGTCCCCGGGCGATTCGGTGGACGGCATCCTGGTCAGCGGCCTGAGCGCAGAGGAGGCGTTGCGCATCCTCTGGTTCGAGGGCGAGGAGTACCAACCCGAAGCCGTGCAGGTTCGGTTCGAACGCGGTGGCTTCGACGAGGCGTATACCTTCCTCGCCGCCCCCGACCTCGGGCTCACCGCCGAGCCGTGGGACTACGCGGCGTGGGCGAACGACGCCCTGCCCGACTACGTCTCGATGACCGCAGAGTGGATGGACGGGTACGGAGAGAATGACTTCGCCGCGCAAGACGCCATCTGGCGCGCCGCTCAGGACGCCCCGCGCACCCCCTGA
- a CDS encoding methylated-DNA--[protein]-cysteine S-methyltransferase, whose translation MHRFHEIADCLDWLSARQAEQPTLDDIADRLNLSPAHAQRQFKRAVGLSPKQYLKALTLERSRAMLDADQTVLDTALNAGLSGPSRLHDLFVSVEAMTPGEYRRQGSGLVVRWAVQPTPLGDIVVCETDRGIAAVDFVEGSVVDTVERVRRRWPRAQFVEAPAVAPALGDTVLAASGQAKPAILLSGTAFQIQVWRALINVPPGTRVSYGQLATALGRSGGHRAVANAVAANPIAVLIPCHRVIRASGEFGGYRWGAARKATLLAHEALARAS comes from the coding sequence ATGCACCGGTTTCACGAGATTGCGGACTGTCTGGACTGGCTCTCGGCGCGTCAGGCTGAGCAACCCACCCTGGATGACATCGCCGATCGGCTGAACCTGTCGCCGGCGCACGCGCAGCGGCAGTTCAAGCGCGCAGTCGGGCTGAGCCCGAAGCAGTACCTCAAGGCGCTGACGCTGGAGCGGTCACGCGCGATGCTCGACGCCGACCAAACCGTGTTGGACACCGCCCTGAACGCCGGCCTGTCCGGTCCGTCGCGGCTGCATGACCTGTTTGTCAGTGTGGAGGCGATGACGCCCGGCGAGTACCGACGTCAGGGGTCGGGTTTGGTTGTGCGCTGGGCTGTGCAGCCGACACCGCTCGGGGATATCGTGGTGTGCGAGACCGACCGCGGCATCGCCGCCGTTGATTTCGTCGAGGGCTCTGTGGTCGACACAGTGGAACGGGTACGGCGGCGTTGGCCGCGTGCACAGTTCGTCGAGGCCCCGGCAGTGGCGCCGGCACTCGGAGACACCGTGCTGGCGGCCTCGGGCCAGGCCAAGCCAGCGATCCTGCTCTCGGGTACCGCCTTTCAGATACAGGTCTGGCGTGCGCTGATCAATGTGCCGCCCGGGACGCGGGTCAGCTACGGCCAGCTTGCGACGGCGCTTGGCCGGTCCGGTGGCCACCGCGCCGTGGCCAATGCGGTTGCCGCCAACCCGATTGCCGTGCTGATACCGTGTCACCGGGTGATCCGCGCGTCGGGCGAATTCGGTGGCTACCGCTGGGGCGCCGCGCGCAAGGCCACGCTGCTCGCCCACGAGGCGCTGGCGCGCGCAAGCTGA
- the cysB gene encoding HTH-type transcriptional regulator CysB: MKLQQLRYIVAMVRHNLNVSQTADALYTSQPGVSKQIRALEDELGVELFERRGKQVVSLTEAGERVVALANEALSAVDAIRTAGREFANPHVGELAIATTHTQARYVLPPVIEGFRDAYPHVALRLHQGTPAQIAEMVLGGEADLAISTEGGALFDDLIQLPCYRWNRSLLVPAGHPLQRLHALGELTLEALSQYPIVTYTFGFTARSRLDTAFVERGLSPNVVLSASDVEVIRTYVALGLGVGIVATLAVPPDTPAGDTLVALDASGLFQPSTTNVALARGSRLRGYTYDLIERFAPHLVRETVDAALSGEPVSIDPSRLPLR; the protein is encoded by the coding sequence GTGAAGCTGCAGCAACTGCGCTACATCGTGGCGATGGTGCGGCACAACCTGAACGTGTCGCAAACCGCGGACGCGCTGTACACCTCTCAACCCGGTGTCAGCAAGCAGATTCGCGCGCTGGAAGACGAACTCGGCGTCGAACTCTTCGAGCGTCGGGGCAAGCAGGTTGTCAGCCTGACCGAGGCGGGGGAGCGCGTCGTCGCCCTCGCCAACGAGGCGCTCAGCGCGGTTGACGCGATCCGCACAGCCGGCCGCGAGTTTGCCAACCCACACGTCGGCGAGCTCGCCATCGCGACCACACACACGCAGGCGCGGTACGTCCTGCCGCCGGTGATCGAGGGATTTCGCGATGCCTACCCGCACGTCGCGCTCCGCCTCCACCAGGGCACACCGGCACAGATTGCCGAGATGGTGCTCGGCGGCGAGGCGGACCTCGCCATCAGCACCGAAGGTGGCGCGCTGTTCGACGATTTGATCCAGCTGCCGTGTTACCGCTGGAACCGCTCGTTGTTGGTGCCCGCAGGCCACCCGTTGCAACGGCTCCACGCGCTGGGTGAATTGACACTCGAAGCACTCAGCCAGTACCCGATTGTCACCTACACCTTCGGCTTCACCGCTCGATCCCGGCTCGACACCGCCTTCGTCGAGCGGGGTCTCAGCCCGAACGTGGTGCTCAGTGCGTCGGATGTCGAAGTGATCCGCACCTACGTCGCGCTCGGGCTCGGCGTGGGCATCGTCGCCACGCTGGCGGTACCGCCCGACACGCCGGCCGGCGACACGCTGGTGGCTCTCGATGCCTCCGGCTTGTTCCAACCGAGCACGACGAACGTGGCCTTGGCGCGCGGCAGCCGCCTGCGCGGCTACACCTACGACCTGATTGAACGCTTTGCGCCCCATCTCGTGCGCGAGACTGTCGATGCGGCGCTCAGCGGCGAGCCGGTGTCGATCGACCCGAGCCGCCTGCCGCTGCGCTGA